One window of Magallana gigas chromosome 2, xbMagGiga1.1, whole genome shotgun sequence genomic DNA carries:
- the LOC109619736 gene encoding carbohydrate sulfotransferase 10-like — MSHLQRVFKIVVTFLAVYIVFDIYIRIHYLSLPDIHKETLRNTNTVRAETCIVQKYITTIWERNSRLRQKCKITKQVLTPTNVTFYNWKNLNYCKVPKCGSTFWMQVFLALNNVENIKDVFGKRRSLYHNNALNKKSTMDHFSGSDVIFHVTRNPYSRLYSAYVDKIYLPGFWGVASEINKRNGKACSQSPSFEEFLKFIMKENYQDPHWQPISEICGSCNVPYNVVSKQETFNNDVQFILDHLSISRRLKKEFLTNLKKKHTENSIKEITKVMIGYAKEAPCLTFIQFCQRLWKSFKIQGYISKLLSFPL, encoded by the exons ATGTCCCATCTGCAGagagtttttaaaattgttgtaaCATTTCTTGCcgtttacattgtatttgatatatACATAAGGATACACTATTTGTCACTACCAG ATATACACAAAGAAACTCTTCGGAATACGAACACAGTTCGAGCTGAAACCTGCatagtacaaaaatatataacaacaaTCTGGGAAAGAAATTCACGATTGCGACAAAAGTGTAAGATCACAAAACAAGTGCTTACACCCACTAACGTAACGTTTTATAACTGGAAAAATCTAAACTATTGCAAGGTTCCAAAATGTGGCAGTACATTCTGGATGCAAGTATTTCTAGCTTTGAATAATGTTGAAAACATAAAAGACGTGTTTGGCAAAAGGCGGTCACTGTATCACAATaatgctttaaataaaaaatcaactaTGGATCATTTTTCAGGCAGTGACGTCATCTTTCACGTGACAAGGAATCCGTATTCACGTTTATATTCGGCATACGTAGATAAGATATATCTACCGGGGTTCTGGGGAGTCGCTAGCGAAATAAACAAGAGAAATGGAAAGGCGTGTTCTCAATCTCCCAGttttgaagaatttttgaaattcatCATGAAAGAGAATTATCAGGACCCTCATTGGCAACCCATATCGGAGATATGTGGCTCTTGCAACGTGCCGTATAACGTTGTTAGTAAACAAGAGACGTTTAACAATGACGTGCAATTCATACTTGACCATCTGTCTATTTCAAGGCGCTTAAAGAAGGAATTCCtgacaaatttaaagaaaaaacatacgGAAAATTCTATCAAAGAAATCACCAAAGTTATGATAGGATATGCTAAAGAAGCACCGTGCCTGACATTTATCCAGTTCTGTCAAAGATTGTGGAAGTCTTTCAAAATTCAAGGatatatatcaaaattgttATCATTTCCTCTTTAA
- the LOC136269438 gene encoding uncharacterized protein: MPVTGTPSNTVVNNRVTKERLEEAVAELNTNIQAKERQLQAKDQQLNDRNEYILQLEEQLQRAEARRSRDNEQPAPIQTVNIENEDDRHPPPPPPPPPQPRPANPLYQEEAMIPRIPAPQLPKFDGRGSATEWWMSFMAFISFTNIPVVRAIQMLHFYFTGISLQWFTFLDPVKKTSLEMFKQAFFDRFKPSSPINKDLLRIQQQPGEGVEEYLYRVRKLATDSTMDELAVTELAKDGLHQRLRELVVPQRPSTLDQLREQAILAEDAVDLKRSTSNQIPSADSQTKGTVDTALVAAIQAAMINIMPATVSEHRQDEEVNAVYSPRPHQQRSSRNQWPKRRSPCLRCGDFWYTLKLVPLLVLIVFPILMVASQSLPNEQRVISSCSFGIKHVAYICSNLPYFSYLPQSLNGGNNVFNNLTNLSSLKLKQTPVVPYFETYSTLINMFMSILLHSLSNSSFLFPFYSYHLVFNLLICVLFMHRVKTLALALLIVKNITSVHSQSPPSFIYHKATPAPDIKASSSLENFFKSELSWIHAILVICFIIIFIQLIVIYFLYKSKPSKNTKVILELTSGGECVIIPLITLPLCPSYYLIQKPIIHRLSASNFTSRQLKADWSPFEIIDKLSNKSITVPSQIPVNYLIYRKLLKILKQPFCAYVMVTHQGFSTVIQDQVDSGDMLDLC; the protein is encoded by the exons ATGCCAGTAACAGGAACTCCATCCAACACGGTGGTCAACAACCGTGTGACGAAGGAAAGACTTGAAGAGGCAGTTGCGGAATTGAATACCAATATTCAAGCAAAGGAAAGGCAACTACAAGCAAAAGACCAACAGCTGAACGACAGAAATGAGTATATCCTGCAGCTAGAGGAGCAATTACAAAGGGCAGAAGCAAGACGCTCCAGGGACAACGAACAACCAGCCCCCATTCAAACAGTCAATATTGAGAATGAAGATGACAGACATCCCCCACCTccacctcctcctcctcctcaacCCCGTCCAGCCAACCCGCTATACCAAGAGGAAGCTATGATTCCCAGGATCCCAGCGCCACAACTACCTAAGTTTGATGGAAGAGGATCAGCCACAGAATGGTGGATGTCGTTCATGGCCTTCATTTCATTCACCAACATCCCGGTCGTGAGAGCAATCCAAATGTTGCATTTCTACTTCACTGGGATTTCCCTACAATGGTTTACATTCCTGGATCCCGTGAAGAAAACATCGTTGGAAATGTTCAAACAGGCCTTTTTCGATCGGTTCAAACCATCCTCTCCCATCAACAAAGACCTTCTGAGGATTCAGCAGCAACCAGGAGAAGGTGTGGAAGAATATTTATACAGAGTGAGAAAATTGGCCACCGATTCTACCATGGATGAATTGGCAGTGACGGAGTTAGCCAAGGATGGACTGCATCAAAGACTCCGTGAACTTGTAGTTCCTCAACGACCATCAACGTTGGACCAGCTAAGGGAGCAAGCCATCCTGGCAGAGGATGCAGTGGATTTGAAGCGATCAACATCCAACCAAATTCCCAGTGCAGACTCGCAAACAAAAGGAACTGTGGATACCGCACTAGTGGCAGCCATACAAGCAGCCATGATAAACATTATGCCAGCCACTGTGAGTGAACACAGACAGGATGAGGAAGTTAATGCAGTATACAGTCCTCGCCCCCACCAGCAGCGGTCCAGCAGAAATCAATGGCCCAAACGAAGAAGTCCCTGTCTGCGATGTGGTG ATTTCTGGTACACCTTAAAGCTCGTGCCTCTTCTAGTTTTGATTGTCTTCCCAATACTCATGGTTGCATCACAATCCCTTCCTAATGAGCAAAGAGTCATCTCCAGTTGTTCATTTGGTATAAAGCATGTTGCATATATTTGTTCTAATCTACCTTACTTCTCTTATTTACCACAAAGCTTAAATGGTGGTAATAATGTATTTAACAACTTAACAAACCTGTCCTCTCTCAAGCTTAAACAAACACCTGTAGTTCCCTATTTTGAAACTTACAGTACCTTGATTAACATGTTCATGTCAATCTTATTACACTCATTGTCAAATAGCAGCTTCTTGTTCCCATTTTATTCATATCACCTGGTTTTTAACTTGTTGATTTGTGTACTTTTCATGCACAGAGTTAAAACATTAGCATTAGCTTTGTTAATTGTTAAGAATATTACCAGTGTTCACTCTCAATCACCGCCCTCATTCATTTATCATAAAGCTACTCCTGCACCTGATATCAAAGCATCTTCTTCCTTAGAAAATTTCTTCAAGTCTGAACTATCTTGGATTCATGCTATTTTggtcatttgttttattatcatttttattcagtTAATTGTCATTTACTTTCTTTATAAATCTAAACCATCCAAAAACACTAAAGTCATTTTAGAGCTAACATCAGGTGGTGAATGTGTTATCATTCCATTAATAACTTTACCACTGTGTCCATCCTATTACCTAATTCAAAAACCAATCATTCATAGACTATCTGCATCTAATTTTACATCTCGTCAACTAAAAGCAGATTGGTCTCCTTttgaaattattgataaattatcaaataaatcaattacaGTCCCTTCTCAAATTCCTGTTAATTATCTTATATATCGAAAATTactcaaaattttgaaacaaccATTTTGTGCTTATGTCATGGTAACTCATCAAGGTTTTTCAACTGTAATTCAAGATCAGGTTGACTCAGGTGACATGCTTGACTTGTGTTAA